One Solanum pennellii chromosome 9, SPENNV200 DNA segment encodes these proteins:
- the LOC114073875 gene encoding uncharacterized protein LOC114073875, which produces MLSVVLPYYLSVVKFYDKRPELKATPKYSEINEFEKIEFHFITKDVPRQQEDSLDCGVFVAAFAEFVSNGQHILNQQVKADILRKRFGAILWEYARRKQASDLQSEDERPVR; this is translated from the exons aTGCTATCGGTTGTTTTACCATATTATTTAAGTGTGGTTAAGTTCTATGATAAGCGTCCTGAATTGAAGGCAACACCAAAATACAGTGAGATAAATGAGTTCGAGAAAATTGAGTTTCATTTCATAACTAAAGATGTTCCCAGACAACAAGAGGATTCGCT GGATTGTGGAGTTTTCGTTGCTGCATTTGCGGAGTTTGTAAGTAATGGCCAACATATTCTAAATCAACAAGTAAAGGCAGACATTCTCCGAAAGAGATTTGGAGCTATATTATGGGAATATGCAAGAAGGAAGCAAGCGAGTGACCTTCAAAGTGAAGACGAAAGACCAGTTAGATAA
- the LOC107029282 gene encoding probable F-box protein At2g36090, giving the protein MATSVTSAESRGSLSSDLFYDILRRLDGATLASAACACEAFCSISKEEKLWENVCSSMWPSTNRDDVKSLISSIGGFKKFYADCFPLIVNKEVPECRWNEYLEYPEELTEAEYYGDMDEIEIVAPSDFVSIVDVRYKDKTICSKVLWGIPNANGFPHWFYSCPFRIDLFTYSTRDDEHAGEVTLSVSDGLPPITSMEKERKDGKLWQELRDGIRLSWIVVNTKIKQAANLSSWSPLGGQRHWPTDKDFLLRFGSVLPAKDILPCQAVECIVLMKFRVIYTEEGGVPTTLKLTELSMQVGDMEGAHLNGRNSLLVLKEALSCKRSKNYDEALESCQLYSKVQSELREEKMRNESRLDRLYILGGIMACITVCFYLW; this is encoded by the coding sequence ATGGCCACATCAGTTACATCTGCTGAAAGCAGGGGATCCTTAAGTAGTGATCTGTTCTACGACATACTTAGGCGTCTTGATGGTGCAACTTTGGCTAGTGCCGCCTGTGCCTGTGAAGCATTCTGCTCGATTTCCAAGGAAGAGAAGCTTTGGGAAAATGTATGCTCTTCCATGTGGCCTTCAACTAACAGGGATGACGTCAAAAGTTTAATATCTTCTATTGGtggatttaaaaaattttatgctGATTGCTTCCCCCTTATCGTGAACAAGGAAGTGCCTGAATGTCGATGGAATGAATATCTCGAGTATCCTGAAGAATTGACTGAGGCTGAATATTATGGTGACATGGATGAAATTGAAATTGTTGCTCCATCAGATTTTGTCTCTATAGTCGATGTAAGATACAAAGATAAAACGATTTGCTCGAAAGTCCTTTGGGGCATTCCTAACGCGAATGGGTTCCCACATTGGTTTTACAGCTGCCCATTTCGAATCGATCTTTTCACGTACTCTACTAGAGATGATGAACATGCAGGTGAAGTTACTCTATCAGTTTCTGATGGATTGCCTCCAATTACATCTATGGAGAAAGAGAGGAAAGATGGTAAGCTCTGGCAAGAGCTCAGGGATGGAATACGCCTTAGTTGGATTGTTGTGAATACCAAAATAAAACAAGCTGCTAATCTCTCAAGCTGGAGTCCTCTTGGAGGGCAAAGACACTGGCCAACAGATAAGGACTTCCTGCTTCGCTTCGGTTCAGTTCTTCCTGCCAAGGACATTCTTCCTTGTCAAGCTGTGGAGTGTATCGTTCTTATGAAGTTCAGAGTGATCTATACAGAAGAGGGAGGCGTGCCGACAACTCTCAAACTGACAGAACTAAGCATGCAAGTGGGTGACATGGAAGGTGCACATCTAAATGGTAGAAACAGTTTGCTTGTCCTCAAGGAAGCGTTGAGCTGTAAGCGGAGCAAGAATTATGACGAGGCGCTTGAATCATGTCAACTGTACTCAAAGGTGCAAAGCGAGCTACGGGAAGAAAAAATGAGAAATGAGAGCAGGTTAGATAGACTTTATATATTAGGAGGCATTATGGCATGCATCACGGTTTGTTTCTATTTGTGGTGA
- the LOC107030911 gene encoding uncharacterized protein LOC107030911, producing MRVIHNSYFSNTFNGIDEAIGLIGFGSCEEVDELEELAPGIIINPNHSLFEKDQVYKNKYVLTSALKRHSILNHFQFKTTRSSAISYSIQCLGESCSWSLRASSLNKSEMFKIREFESEHTCLLLHNSLSERLATKSVVGSIIVGKYAEPDANYTPKDIQRDMLAEYGVRLTYMQAWRAKEAALELIRGDPIQSYAKLPSYFHILEATYPGSHIRFHKSEDDRFLYAFVALFTSIKGWEYCRPIVVVDGTFLKGAYKGTLLTANTLDAAGSILPLAYAIVDSENDSSWRWFFEQFRDAFGQRPEMCIVSDRHASIIKAVSTVYDEVPHFACMWHLLQNIMKNFRRSQQRVTELFYSMAKTYTMTEFNQCMTMVEKIDKRIKDYLLNIGYNKWSRVHAEVNRTWMMTSNIAESVNSRTRHAKVLTVLQLLEFMRQLVQKWNNNNRSKATFSGFHLGKKYENILRRNKTASEKLKVVETNKYVYTVLDGITQFTVCLHQRTCTCGRFQLDELPCPHALAVLTIKHTGYEKYCSAYYTRKNLLLTYQFQMDPLPNESTWNTPTHVLEDIVLPPHGKRPPGRPKNKRHTQLREDGFKKAKITCSNCGQHDHNRKTCKNVRPYDQE from the exons ATGAGGGTTATACACAATTCATACTTCTCTAATACATTTAATGGTATTGATGAAGCAATAGGGTTAATTGGATTCGGATCATGTGAGGAAGTTGATGAGCTAGAAGAATTAGCACCAGGCATCATTATTAATCCCAATCACTCTTTATTTGAAAAAGATCAGGTGTATAAGAATAAATATGTCCTCACTAGTGCACTAAAAAGACATTCCATTCTTAATCATTTTCAATTCAAGACAACAAGATCAAGCGCAATAAG CTATTCGATACAGTGCCTAGGAGAAAGCTGCAGTTGGAGTTTACGAGCTTCAAGCTTGAACAAATCTGAAATGTTCAAGATTAGAGAATTTGAAAGCGAACACACTTGTTTGTTGCTACATAATTCATTATCGGAAAGGCTAGCAACTAAGAGTGTTGTTGGGAGTATTATTGTGGGTAAATATGCTGAACCAGATGCTAATTACACACCAAAAGACATACAACGTGACATGTTAGCTGAATATGGTGTGCGACTCACATATATGCAAGCTTGGAGAGCTAAAGAAGCAGCTCTTGAATTAATCCGGGGTGATCCAATTCAATCATATGCAAAGTTGCCAAGCTACTTTCACATACTAGAGGCGACTTACCCTGGTTCTCATATAAGATTTCACAAATCAGAGGATGACCGTTTTTTATATGCGTTTGTAGCTTTGTTCACCTCGATAAAAGGATGGGAATATTGTAGACCAATTGTAGTTGTTGATGGAACTTTCTTAAAAGGAGCATACAAAGGGACACTGCTAACCGCTAATACCTTAGATGCAGCAG GGAGTATATTGCCACTTGCTTATGCTATTGTCGATTCAGAGAATGATTCATCTTGGAGGTGGTTTTTTGAGCAATTCAGAGATGCATTTGGTCAAAGACCAGAGATGTGTATCGTTTCCGATAGGCATGCAAGCATTATTAAGGCAGTTTCAACAGTTTATGATGAAGTACCTCATTTTGCATGTATGTGGCACTTACtgcaaaacataatgaaaaatttCAGAAGAAGTCAACAAAGGGTCACTGAGTTGTTCTACTCTATGGCAAAAACATACACCATGACAGAATTTAATCAATGTATGACAATGGTTGAGAAGATAGATAAGAGGATCAAAGATTACTTGTTGAACATTGGATACAACAAATGGTCGCGTGTGCATGCTGAAGTAAACAGAACTTGGATGATGACATCAAATATAGCAGAATCAGTCAATTCACGAACAAGACATGCCAAAGTTCTTACAGTCTTGCAACTCTTGGAATTCATGAGACAACTTGTACAGAAATGGAATAACAATAACAGATCAAAGGCGACATTTTCAGGTTTTCACCTTGgaaaaaagtatgaaaatatattGCGGCGCAATAAAACTGCATCAGAGAAATTAAAG gTTGTAGAGACAAATAAATATGTGTATACCGTACTTGATGGTATTACACAATTCACAGTATGTCTTCACCAACGTACATGCACATGTGGGAGATTTCAATTGGATGAGTTACCATGTCCACATGCTTTGGCCGTTTTAACAATAAAACACACTGGTTATGAGAAATATTGTTCGGCTtactatacaagaaaaaatttattgttGACATATCAATTTCAAATGGATCCCCTGCCAAATGAAAGTACATGGAACACACCAACACATGTTCTTGAAGATATTGTACTTCCACCTCATGGAAAGAGACCTCCGGGAAggccaaaaaataaaagacatactCAACTGAGAGAAGATGGATTCAAGAAGGCGAAAATTACATGCAGCAATTGTGGACAACATGATCACAACAGGAAGACTTGCAAAAATGTCAGGccttatgatcaagaataa